Proteins from a single region of Argopecten irradians isolate NY chromosome 7, Ai_NY, whole genome shotgun sequence:
- the LOC138328012 gene encoding neural cell adhesion molecule 1-like isoform X2: MQRMLLQKWCLAFLLVNVIRGHVTPMPIDHNQVTDVRLSDRTSLLTGKVQVYCRNAWHTLCDTVGLKPFDDNNVCEQYHEFLYKNFENNKYGLGEGSNADVCVKPSLESCMEVEELYSSKPMVLTCEGKPPQDPVILIYGQFPESQSTVPEMYEGDIMHMRCEVTGGIPKPTITWSYPVTTGVSVNETFGRKQEMEGWVVIFYQTINIILRSDHNQAKFTCTVSLRDDRMETHVYLQVKFLPTITVPVSVTVQESTMTIIRCTVRSNPESNTELLGPDGNVIPISDQHQDATDQDMTFYDFTIGPVTPSDWGKTYTCRATYHQRGVHGSRSSRTTLYVQYAPVITLQTNYVVTDFSDVTMDCVVKSFPHSTINWTNENGVLLPYETVMTPSAAGHSTITARLHFSQVRPKLSGNYVCTAHNIINQLQIMKSATTNLHVK; encoded by the exons ATGTCAGACTGTCCGATAGAACGTCTTTACTGACGGGAAAAGTCCAGGTCTATTGCAGGAACGCTTGGCATACACTGTGTGATACAGTTGGATTGAAACCTTTTGACGATAATAATGTCTGTGAACAATACCACGAATTTCTCTACAAAAATTTTGA aaacaacaaatatgGTTTGGGAGAAGGAAGCAATGCAGACGTGTGCGTCAAACCGTCTCTTGAAAGTTGTATGGAAGTCGAAGAGCTCTATTCATCCAAGCCCATGGTACTTACGTGCGAAG GAAAACCACCACAGGATCCGGTCATTTTAATATACGGCCAGTTCCCCGAGAGTCAATCCACTGTTCCAGAAATGTATGAAGGGGATATAATGCATATGAGATGTGAGGTAACTGGAGGCATCCCCAAACCAACCATAACTTGGTCCTATCCAGTTACAACTGGCGTTTCTGTTAATGAGACTTTTGGACGCAAACAGGAAATGGAGGGATGGGTGGTTATTTTCTACCAAACCATCAATATCATCCTGAGAAGCGATCATAACCAGGCCAAGTTCACGTGTACTGTATCGCTTCGCGACGATCGAATGGAAACGCACGTGTACCTGCAAGTAAAAT TTCTACCAACTATTACAGTCCCTGTCAGTGTAACAGTCCAGGAATCTACTATGACCATCATTCGATGTACAGTCAGGTCAAACCCGGAGTCGAACACAGAATTATTGGGCCCAGATGGTAATGTGATTCCcatctctgaccaacatcaggaTGCTACAGACCAAGACATGACATTCTACGACTTCACAATTGGTCCGGTGACGCCTTCCGACTGGGGCAAAACTTACACATGTCGTGCCACATACCATCAGAGAGGTGTCCATGGTTCCCGAAGCAGTAGGACTACATTGTATGTTCAGT ATGCACCTGTCATAACTCTTCAGACCAACTATGTTGTGACTGACTTTTCCGATGTCACCATGGATTGTGTTGTGAAATCTTTCCCACATTCGACAATCAATTGGACCAATGAAAATGGCGTCCTTCTTCCCTACGAAACTGTTATGACGCCATCTGCAGCCGGACATTCTACAATTACTGCCAGGTTACATTTCAGCCAAGTTCGACCTAAGTTAAGCGGGAATTATGTCTGCACTGCACACAACATAATCAATCAATTACAGATCATGAAGAGCGCAACGACCAATTTACATGTTAaat
- the LOC138328012 gene encoding neural cell adhesion molecule 1-like isoform X1: protein MQRMLLQKWCLAFLLVNVIRGHVTPMPIDHNQVTDVRLSDRTSLLTGKVQVYCRNAWHTLCDTVGLKPFDDNNVCEQYHEFLYKNFENNKYGLGEGSNADVCVKPSLESCMEVEELYSSKPMVLTCEGKPPQDPVILIYGQFPESQSTVPEMYEGDIMHMRCEVTGGIPKPTITWSYPVTTGVSVNETFGRKQEMEGWVVIFYQTINIILRSDHNQAKFTCTVSLRDDRMETHVYLQVKFLPTITVPVSVTVQESTMTIIRCTVRSNPESNTELLGPDGNVIPISDQHQDATDQDMTFYDFTIGPVTPSDWGKTYTCRATYHQRGVHGSRSSRTTLYVQYAPVITLQTNYVVTDFSDVTMDCVVKSFPHSTINWTNENGVLLPYETVMTPSAAGHSTITARLHFSQVRPKLSGNYVCTAHNIINQLQIMKSATTNLHVKCKKIKRIKE, encoded by the exons ATGTCAGACTGTCCGATAGAACGTCTTTACTGACGGGAAAAGTCCAGGTCTATTGCAGGAACGCTTGGCATACACTGTGTGATACAGTTGGATTGAAACCTTTTGACGATAATAATGTCTGTGAACAATACCACGAATTTCTCTACAAAAATTTTGA aaacaacaaatatgGTTTGGGAGAAGGAAGCAATGCAGACGTGTGCGTCAAACCGTCTCTTGAAAGTTGTATGGAAGTCGAAGAGCTCTATTCATCCAAGCCCATGGTACTTACGTGCGAAG GAAAACCACCACAGGATCCGGTCATTTTAATATACGGCCAGTTCCCCGAGAGTCAATCCACTGTTCCAGAAATGTATGAAGGGGATATAATGCATATGAGATGTGAGGTAACTGGAGGCATCCCCAAACCAACCATAACTTGGTCCTATCCAGTTACAACTGGCGTTTCTGTTAATGAGACTTTTGGACGCAAACAGGAAATGGAGGGATGGGTGGTTATTTTCTACCAAACCATCAATATCATCCTGAGAAGCGATCATAACCAGGCCAAGTTCACGTGTACTGTATCGCTTCGCGACGATCGAATGGAAACGCACGTGTACCTGCAAGTAAAAT TTCTACCAACTATTACAGTCCCTGTCAGTGTAACAGTCCAGGAATCTACTATGACCATCATTCGATGTACAGTCAGGTCAAACCCGGAGTCGAACACAGAATTATTGGGCCCAGATGGTAATGTGATTCCcatctctgaccaacatcaggaTGCTACAGACCAAGACATGACATTCTACGACTTCACAATTGGTCCGGTGACGCCTTCCGACTGGGGCAAAACTTACACATGTCGTGCCACATACCATCAGAGAGGTGTCCATGGTTCCCGAAGCAGTAGGACTACATTGTATGTTCAGT ATGCACCTGTCATAACTCTTCAGACCAACTATGTTGTGACTGACTTTTCCGATGTCACCATGGATTGTGTTGTGAAATCTTTCCCACATTCGACAATCAATTGGACCAATGAAAATGGCGTCCTTCTTCCCTACGAAACTGTTATGACGCCATCTGCAGCCGGACATTCTACAATTACTGCCAGGTTACATTTCAGCCAAGTTCGACCTAAGTTAAGCGGGAATTATGTCTGCACTGCACACAACATAATCAATCAATTACAGATCATGAAGAGCGCAACGACCAATTTACATGTTAaatgtaagaaaataaaaaggataaaagaataa